The sequence ATTGCCCGCGCACTAGCAGCAAACCCTCAGTTTATCCTGCTGGATGAACCGTTTGCCGGTGTTGACCCGATCTCAGTTATCGATATCAAGAAAATCATTGTTCACCTGCGCGATCGCGGCTTGGGCGTTTTGATTACCGACCACAACGTTCGTGAAACTTTAGACGTGTGTGAAAAAGCTTACATCGTAAGCCAAGGACACCTGATCGCTGAGGGTACTCCTGAAGATGTTCTCAATAACGAACAAGTTAAACAAGTTTATCTAGGCGAACAATTCCGTCTATGATTATATAGAGAGTATCGAGAGTTCTAAGAATAATAACTAGGTAAGTAACACTGAATGAAACCCTCATTACAACTTAAGCTAGGCCAACAGTTAGCAATGACTCCTCAATTGCAGCAAGCGATTCGTTTGTTGCAATTGTCTACTTTAGATTTGCAACAAGAGATCCAAGAAGCACTTGAATCTAACCCACTACTCGATGTCGAAGAAGGCAATGAAGATACGCCAACATCGGAAGAAAAACCTAGCAGTGACGAGAAAGAAACAGTTGAAGCCACAGAGCAAGACTTACCTGATAGCTCAGACTTAATCGAAAAATCAGAGATTGGCAACGAACTCGAAATCGACACAACTTGGGAAGATGTCTACAGCGCAAATACTGGTAATACCGGTATTGCGATTGATGATGACATGCCTGTTTATCAAGGCGAGACCACACAAAGCCTGCACGATTACCTACTTTGGCAACTCGATCTAACACCCTTCACTGATACTGACCGAAGCATTGCTTTCGCGCTCATTGACGCCATCGACGACTATGGCTACCTCACAGTGTCTTGTGAAGACATCCTTGAAAACTTCGATAACGAAGAGATCGAGCTTGATGAGATTGAAGCCGTTCGCAAACGAATTCAGCAATTTGATCCATTAGGCGTTGGTTCAGTGAACCTGCAAGATTGCTTATTACTGCAACTGGCCACCTTCCCACAAGACACACCTTGGCTTGAAGAAGCTAAGTTAGTGCTTACTAGCCATATCGACCAACTCGGTAATCGTGATTATAAACTCGTCATCAAAGAGACCAAACTGAAAGAAGCAGAACTGCGTGAGGTTCTGCAGCTGATTCAACAACTGGACCCACGACCTGGCAGTAAGATTACGCCAGATGAAACCGAATACGTGGTTCCGGATGTTTCTGTATTCAAAGACCTTGGCAAATGGTTAGTGACCATTAACCCTGACAGCGTGCCTAAGCTGAAAGTGAATCAGCAGTACGCCGATCTGGGTAGCAAAGGCAACAGCGCTGACAACCAATACATCCGTTCAAACTTGCAAGAAGCAAAGTGGCTAATCAAAAGCTTAGAAAGCCGAAATGAGACGCTACTCAAAGTTGCGCGATGCATTGTTGAACATCAGCGTGATTTCTTCGAACATGGCGAAGAAGCGATGAAGCCAATGGTGCTTAACGACGTTGCATTAGCCGTTGATATGCATGAATCCACAATCTCTCGTGTGACGACTCAAAAATTCATGCATACGCCTCGTGGCATCTTCGAACTGAAATACTTTTTCTCAAGCCATGTCAGTACTGACAATGGCGGTGAATGTTCATCTACAGCAATTCGCGCGCTCATTAAGAAGCTCGTCGCGGCAGAAAATACCGCGAAACCTCTAAGTGATAGCAAGATTGCTGCTTTACTGGCTGACCAAGGAATTCAGGTAGCTAGACGTACGATAGCGAAATACCGTGAGTCTCTGGGTATTGCCCCATCGAGTCAGCGTAAACGCCTGTTATAAATAATTTAGCCCGCAGTTTCGTTAAGCTATTTATAACTAGGTAACCAACTGAAAAGGAAAGTCTATGCAAATCAATATTCAAGGCCATCACGTTGATCTTACCGATTCAATGCAAGACTATGTTCACACCAAATTCGACAAACTTGAGCGCTTCTTTGATCATATCAATAGCGTTCAGGTTGTTTTAAAAGTTGAGAAAATCAATCAAATCGCAGAAGCTACCCTGCATATAAATCAGGGGGAAATTCATGCGACAGCAACAGATGAAAGCATGTATGCCGCGATTGATTCATTGGTTGATAAACTCGTTCGCCAACTCAACAAGCACAAAGAAAAGCTAAGTAGTCACTAACATGCAATTAAGCGAAGTACTTTCATTGGACTGCACCAAAAGTGCAGTCCAATGCACAAGCAAAAAAAGAGCCCTTGAGCTCATCAGTCAGATCGCAGCAGAAAGCTGTGGTCAAGATTCAACAGAACTGTTTGAGTGCATGTTGAGCCGTGAGAAAATGGGCAGTACAGGTATTGGTAATGGCATTGCTATTCCCCATGCTCGTATGAATGTCAGTGATAAAGCGATTGCTGTATTACTGCAATGCCAAGATCCAATCGAATTTGATGCTATTGATAATCGTCCTGTCGACCTACTATTTGCTCTGCTTGTTCCAAGTGAACAGTGTAAGGAGCATCTAAAAACCCTTTCATGTATGGCAGAACGACTTAACGACAAGCAGACTCTTAAACAGTTGCGTAATGCTCAAAGCGATCAAGAGCTTTACGACATCATGATTCAAGTGCCAACTTGCGAGCAATAACATGCGATTAATCGTGGTGAGTGGCCAATCTGGGGCCGGTAAAAGTGTTGCACTACGAGTCCTTGAAGACTTGGGGTATTACTGTGTTGATAACCTACCCGTAAACCTGCTCAACGACTTCGTCGAATCGGTACGAGAGATCAATCAAAACGTAGCCGTGAGCATTGATATTCGTAACCTACCGAAAGAGCCTCAGTTAGTCACAGACACGCTAGAGCAACTTGAAGCTGCCACTGATATTGACGTGAACGTCTTGTTCCTCGATGCAAGCAAGCAGACGTTACTCAAGCGCTACAGCGAAACACGCAGAATCCACCCTCTATCAATCGGCCAAGAAAAGCTATCTCTTGAGCAAGCGATTGATTTAGAAAAGAGACTCCTGACACCTCTTGCTGAACAAGCCAGCATTGTGATTGACAGTAGTGACTGCAACCTCTACGAATTGAGTGAAAAGGTTCGCTTTAAAGTTGAAGGTAAAGAGAAGCAAGAGCTAATCATTGTCTTTCAATCATTCGGTTTTAAATATGGCCTACCAAGTGACGCTGACTATGTGTTTGATGTTCGCTTCTTGCCTAACCCTCATTGGGAACCAGATTTACGACCATTAACGGGCCTCGATGCCCCGATTCACTCTTTCCTAGAAAAACACCCAGAAGTAATTGAACTCAAGCAACAGATCCAAGGCTTTGTTGAGCAGTGGCTACCAATGTTAGAAAAGAATAATCGCAGCTACTTAACTGTCGCGATTGGTTGTACTGGCGGTAAGCATCGCTCGGTTTATCTAACTCAGAAAATTGGTGAGTACTTCGAACAACTTGGTCATCAAGTTCAAATCAGACACGCCTCCCTAGAGAAGCACCAACAGGGCTAACCATGGAATTAACTCGAACTGTACTGATCCAAAACCGCTTGGGTCTTCACGCTAGAGCAGCAGTAAAGTTGGTTGAGCTTGCACAAAGCTTTGATGCGACCATCACTATCCATAGCGAAGAAGATAAAAGCGCGACAGCAGACAGCGTGATGGGCCTGCTGATGCTGGAATCAGCACAAGGGCAACACATTACCATTCAAGCTGCTGGCACCGATTCACAGCAAGCTCTAGATGCTGTCTGTCATCTAATTGAAGACAAATTTGATGAAGGTGAGTAGCGAAAGCGCTTCATTTGCAACACCCAAAACTCAAACAGCGAACCAACCAATATTAAATCTTAGTTCTACCTAAGTTTATGATTTAAATAAGCCCCAGAATTAAGTTACTATTCCAAGCATTGTTAGAATAATGAGATAGGAGGAAAATATGGCAGAGCAATTAGAATTCGACCAAGCTCACCAAACCCTCCAAGAAGTCAGCGAAGCCCTAGAAAACGGCCGATTTGTTCACGTACGCCGACAACTTCAGGACATGGAACCTGAGGATATTGCACACCTTTTAGAAGCCTCCCCTCGCAAAAGTCGTGACGTACTCTGGCAACTCACCGATCCAGAAGACTACGGTGAAATTCTTGATGAACTAAACGAAGACGTCAAAGATGCTCTTGTGTCGAAAATGGCACCCGAGACCTTGGCAGAAGCAACAGAAGGCATGGAAACCGATGACGTCGCGTACGTACTTCGAAGCCTACCCGACGATGTTTCTCGTGAAGTCCTTTCTCAAATGGACTCCGTGGATCGTGCTCTAGTTGAAACCGCCCTATCGTACCCTGAAGATTCAGCGGGTGCGATCATGAATACCGACGTAATCACGATTCGTGGTGATGTCGATGTCGATGTTGTATTACGCTATATGCGAATGCGTGGCGAACTGCCCGATGCAACCGATGCGCTGTATGTTATCGATGAAGAAGAACGTCTTATCGGTAACCTATCGCTTACTACGCTAGTCACAACTCAGCCTGATGTTCCAGTATCAGAAGTGATGGATGATGCCGACGAAGCGATCGCGGTTGAAACCAGTGCTTCAGATATCGCGAGCCTATTTGAACGTCGTAACTGGGTTTCTGCACCTGTCGTCGATAGTAACCAGCACCTTGTGGGTCGTATCACCATCGATGACGTGGTTGATGTTATCCGTGAAGATGCCGAGCACTCAATGATGAGTATGGCGGGTATGGACGATGACGAAGATACCTTCGCTCCGGTCGTAAAATCCGCTCGTCGTCGTAGTGTCTGGCTTGGTGCTAACGTACTCGCGGCACTGGCGGCAGCATCTGTATCAAACATGTTTGAAGCAACGCTCGACCAAATGGCTGCGATTGCAGTTCTGATGACTATCGTGCCTTCTATGGGTGGGGTTGCTGGTAACCAAACCGTTGCACTGGTGATTCGTGGTTTAGCTCTCGGTCATATCGGTGACAGTAACAAACGCGAACTACTACTCAAAGAAGCAGCGATCGGCTTCCTCAACGGCGTTCTATGGGCCGTTATCATTGGTGGTATCGTGGTAGCTTGGAAAGGTAACTGGATACTGGGCGGCATCATCTCAGCAGCGATGATGACCAACTTGATTGTCGCTGGTATCGCTGGTGTAACCATCCCTGTGATGCTGAAGAAGATGAATATCGACCCGGCATTGGCAGGTGGTATGGCACTCACAACCGTTACTGATGTTATTGGCCTATCGGTGTTCTTAGGCTTAGCGACCATACTGATCTAGTTAGCAGAAGTAGCTAGCCAATCTTTGGCGAAATATAGAAAACAAAAAGGGAGCCATCGCTTCCTTTTTTAAGGTTCATCGCGGATTAGCGGGAACTAAAAACAAAAAAACGGTAGTAAGTGATATGGTTTAGTCGCCAAACAAAAATCATACACAAACTACCGTTTTCATGCCGAATCATACTTTCCTATCTTCATTCTGGGAAGGCTTTAAAATAGTAAAGTCTCACCAGACAGCATCACTTGTTACACTAACTCTTAAACCTAATTCTGAGGCTAAATGCCTTTGCGGTCTTGAAGCTGAGGCTATCCATGAGTATCAATGGCGTCATGTGAAAGAGGCCATGTTGTTCAATGTTCCTGTTGAGCTTTCCGTTCAAACTCGAAGGATCAAGTGTCGTGACTGCGGCATAAAAACAGAGTTTCTATCTTGGTTAGAGCCTTATGCTCGTATAACGACGCGTCTAAAAGCTATATAGAACAACTACTGCCTCTTCTTCCCATTAAGCATATCTCCCAGTTAACGAGCGTTCATTGGCACACCATTAAAGAGATAGATAAACGTCGACTTCGCCAAGTGGTACCGTCAGTGAAATGGGAAGGGCTAAGGCAACTCGTCATGGACGAGTTCGCCATCTTTAAAGGGCACCGATATGCCACAGTCATCGCTGATGCTAAGACTCACCAAGTCATTTGATAGGGTTAGGTCGTAGCCGCAAGGACATACGACCGTTTTTCGAGCAGTTAGGCAAGCATGGTAACAATATCGAAGCGGTCGCAATGGACATGAATACGGCTTTTGACCTTGAAGTTCAAGCGCACTGCCCGAATGCAAAAATCGTTTACGACTTATTCCATGTTGTTGCTAGTTTCGGTCGTGAGGTGATGGATAGAGTCAGAGTCGACCAAGCTAACAAACTCAAGCAGGATAAAAAGCGAGGCAATGGGTGAAGCGCTCACGCTGGGTACTGCTGAAAAACAGAGGTAATTTAAATGCACGACAAGATAGCTATCTTACTGAAATATTGAATATCAATAAGGACTTGATGGCCACTTATATACTCGGCTCACAACTCAAAGAGCTTTGGTACTGTAAATCAGAAGCACATGCTAAGGGGCTCTGGGAGGTATGGTGGGCACAAGTGCAAGAGAGTGGAATTAAGCCATTGAAAGAGTTTGCACGAAAACTGAGGCCTTATCTTCACGGTATTATTGCATCGGCAACTTATCCGCTCAACACCTGCACATTGGAAGGGATAAACAACAAAATAAAGTTAATCAAGCGAATGGGGTATGGATATCGAGATACAGACTACTTCTTCTTGAAGATAAAAGCGGCTTTCCCCGGAAAGCCGCGATGAACCTTTTTTAATGGATATCGTTTGAGATAGGGTGCCTAACTGCCCTCTATTGTGGTGGGAAGCAAACCCCTGTTCCACCTAGTCCGCAGTAACCGTTAGGGTTTTTAGCTAAGTATTGCTGGTGGTAGGTTTCAGCAAAAAAATATTTTCCCGCAGGTAGAACTTCCGTTGTGATCTCGTTGCCTAAAGATTCAGTCATTGCTCTTTGATACTCTTGTTTAGAGTGCTCGGCAATAGACTGTTGCTCTTCGCTGAAAGTGTAGATAGCGGAGCGGTACTGAGTTCCTAAGTCGTTGCCTTGGCGCATGCCTTGAGTCGGGTCATGACGCTCCCAGAAAGTCTCTAGTATTCGAGCTAAAGAGGTTTGTTCACTATCGAAAATGACACGAACGACTTCAGTGTGTCCCGTTTGCCCAGTACACACTTGCTCATAAGTTGGGTTGACTGTATATCCACCTGCGTAGCCAACGGATGTTGAAATCACGCCATCTAATTGCCAAAACAAACGCTCAGCTCCCCAGAAGCACCCCATACCAAGCAGGACTTCTTGTTGGGAACCTGTAGGAGCATCGAGTAAGTCAGTTTGATTGACGAAGTGGCGCTCAGTAATTCGGATTGGGTCAGCATTTCCCGGTAATGCGGTTGCTGCAGAAACCAGTTGTTGTTTGTTTAGCATGTTATATTCCTTTTCGCATACGTTTACCGCGTTGGCTTTATGAACTGTAGGCTCATATTAACTGTTGGTTTATATTGATTAAGTCTTTAAATTAGACCGCGTTATTACCAGATTTATTACAGACTCAATGCCTTTTTAGCGGTATTATTTCTTTTCACTTATTAACGTATTGATAACTTCTTCACCAATTAAACATGATAAGAAAAACTTTACCAGTTCTGATTGGCACTCTACTGTCATCGACGCTCGCTTTCGCTGACGTTTCCCTTGAGATTAAAGGGCTAGATGGAGCGCTTGAGGATAATGTTGATGCTTATCTGAGTGCAGTCCCTGAAGAAGAGTATGCAGTTTCGCTAAGGTTCCAATCTCGCGTGGAATCTATGATAAAAGAAGCGTTGAATGCGTTAGGCTACTACCAACCGACGATCACTTTCACTCACTCTGAAGACGACACCGAATTGACCGTTACGGTTGATAAGGGTGAGCCTGTTCTTATTTACACTTCAGATATTGTGCTGAGTGGTGAAGCCGAAGACGATCCCGACTTTCTGGCGTTGATCGCTAAGAGCAACTTGTCTAAAGGTTCAATCCTGAATCACGGTAACTATGACTCCTTAAAATCGTCGATACGTAACCTTGGATTAGCGAAAGGCTATTTTGATGGCTCGTATGAGGTCAGCAAACTCGAAGTTGCCCCTGAATTAAACCGTGCTTATGTGCGCCTTCATTATAACAGTGGTATCCGCTATCACTTTGGCACTACACAGGTGACGGGCAGCCAAATCGAAGACGATAGAGTGCAATCGCTTAAACCTTTTGAAGATGGCGAACCTTACTCCATCACCAAAGTCGGTGAGTATAACCAAAACCTGTCTAATACGGATTGGTTCTCTTCGGTGTTTGTTGAACCTGACTTAAGCCAGTTGGGTGAAGGCCGTGAAATTCCGATGAAGGTGAGCCTGGCTCCGCAAGCGCGTAACCAAATCGAAACGGGTATCGGTGTATCAACCGACCTTGGTGTAAAAGGTACCCTCAAATGGAAGAAACCTTGGGTTAATGCTCAAGGTCATAGCTTCAATAGCAGCTTATCGATCTCCAAACCAGAACAGACGATTACCGCAGCCTACAAAATCCCGTTGGACGACGTGCTTAATGACTATTATCAAATTAAGTACGGAATGAAGAATCTAGACAACCGTGATACCAAAAGTTTGGAGTCGAACTTAGCCTTAGAAAGATATTGGCGTTTGGATAATGGCTGGCAACGTACTGTGTTCATTCGATACTTGGTCGAGAACTATGAGCAAGGTTTGCAAGATGACTTGGCGCAATTCGTATTGCCGGGTATCTCTTTCTCACGAACTCGAACTCGTGGTGGCTCAATGCCAATGTGGGGTGACAAACAAACCATCATGCTTGAAGCGGGTGATGATACCTTGTTGTCTGAAACCAAGGTGGTGCGTTTTCAAGGACAAACGGCCTGGATTCGAAGCATTGGTAACAATCATCGTGGCTTAACTCGACTTCAGTTCGGCGGTAACTTTGCCGATGAGTTTGAGAAGCTGTCACCCTCTCTGAGGTTCTTTGCCGGTGGTGATAACAGTATTCGTGGTTATGGTTATGAATCCATATCTCCCCGAGATGAAAGTGACGCATTAACAGGTGCAAAATTCCTTGCTACCAGCTCATTTGAATACCAATACCGCTTAGTTGGAAATTGGTGGGGCGCTGCTTTCTACGATATTGGTGATGCATTTAATGATAAGCCAGAATGGAAACGCGGTACTGGCGTCGGGGTTCGCTGGGCATCGCCTGTCGGTCCTGTGAGTTTAGATTTTGCTTGGGGTCTAGATGCGAAGAAAGGCGATGAGTTCCAACTGCACTTTAGTTTAGGGCCAGAATTATGATCAAAGTGATGGGCAAATGCATTAAGTGGACGTCGATTTCATTGACGTCTATTTTGCTGTTGTTGATAGCCCTGCTCGGTTTTGTGTTGTTTACTAACCCGGGGTTGAACACAGTGCTATGGGGCGCTGAAAAAGCATTGCCACAACTTAAAGTGGAGAGCACTAAAGGGGCTCTGTTCCCAAGCTTTACGCTTAATAACGTTCAGTTTAAAGATGATAGCCTACATATCGATACCAAGGTTCAAAAGCTGAACTTGGCTATTAATCCTCGCTGTTTACTCGACCCTAAGTTGTGTGTCGACCGCTTAGCGATTCAAGGTT is a genomic window of Vibrio sp. ED004 containing:
- a CDS encoding RNA polymerase factor sigma-54, giving the protein MKPSLQLKLGQQLAMTPQLQQAIRLLQLSTLDLQQEIQEALESNPLLDVEEGNEDTPTSEEKPSSDEKETVEATEQDLPDSSDLIEKSEIGNELEIDTTWEDVYSANTGNTGIAIDDDMPVYQGETTQSLHDYLLWQLDLTPFTDTDRSIAFALIDAIDDYGYLTVSCEDILENFDNEEIELDEIEAVRKRIQQFDPLGVGSVNLQDCLLLQLATFPQDTPWLEEAKLVLTSHIDQLGNRDYKLVIKETKLKEAELREVLQLIQQLDPRPGSKITPDETEYVVPDVSVFKDLGKWLVTINPDSVPKLKVNQQYADLGSKGNSADNQYIRSNLQEAKWLIKSLESRNETLLKVARCIVEHQRDFFEHGEEAMKPMVLNDVALAVDMHESTISRVTTQKFMHTPRGIFELKYFFSSHVSTDNGGECSSTAIRALIKKLVAAENTAKPLSDSKIAALLADQGIQVARRTIAKYRESLGIAPSSQRKRLL
- the hpf gene encoding ribosome hibernation promoting factor, producing MQINIQGHHVDLTDSMQDYVHTKFDKLERFFDHINSVQVVLKVEKINQIAEATLHINQGEIHATATDESMYAAIDSLVDKLVRQLNKHKEKLSSH
- the ptsN gene encoding PTS IIA-like nitrogen regulatory protein PtsN, giving the protein MQLSEVLSLDCTKSAVQCTSKKRALELISQIAAESCGQDSTELFECMLSREKMGSTGIGNGIAIPHARMNVSDKAIAVLLQCQDPIEFDAIDNRPVDLLFALLVPSEQCKEHLKTLSCMAERLNDKQTLKQLRNAQSDQELYDIMIQVPTCEQ
- the rapZ gene encoding RNase adapter RapZ, with the translated sequence MRLIVVSGQSGAGKSVALRVLEDLGYYCVDNLPVNLLNDFVESVREINQNVAVSIDIRNLPKEPQLVTDTLEQLEAATDIDVNVLFLDASKQTLLKRYSETRRIHPLSIGQEKLSLEQAIDLEKRLLTPLAEQASIVIDSSDCNLYELSEKVRFKVEGKEKQELIIVFQSFGFKYGLPSDADYVFDVRFLPNPHWEPDLRPLTGLDAPIHSFLEKHPEVIELKQQIQGFVEQWLPMLEKNNRSYLTVAIGCTGGKHRSVYLTQKIGEYFEQLGHQVQIRHASLEKHQQG
- a CDS encoding HPr family phosphocarrier protein — its product is MELTRTVLIQNRLGLHARAAVKLVELAQSFDATITIHSEEDKSATADSVMGLLMLESAQGQHITIQAAGTDSQQALDAVCHLIEDKFDEGE
- the mgtE gene encoding magnesium transporter; this translates as MAEQLEFDQAHQTLQEVSEALENGRFVHVRRQLQDMEPEDIAHLLEASPRKSRDVLWQLTDPEDYGEILDELNEDVKDALVSKMAPETLAEATEGMETDDVAYVLRSLPDDVSREVLSQMDSVDRALVETALSYPEDSAGAIMNTDVITIRGDVDVDVVLRYMRMRGELPDATDALYVIDEEERLIGNLSLTTLVTTQPDVPVSEVMDDADEAIAVETSASDIASLFERRNWVSAPVVDSNQHLVGRITIDDVVDVIREDAEHSMMSMAGMDDDEDTFAPVVKSARRRSVWLGANVLAALAAASVSNMFEATLDQMAAIAVLMTIVPSMGGVAGNQTVALVIRGLALGHIGDSNKRELLLKEAAIGFLNGVLWAVIIGGIVVAWKGNWILGGIISAAMMTNLIVAGIAGVTIPVMLKKMNIDPALAGGMALTTVTDVIGLSVFLGLATILI
- the msrA gene encoding peptide-methionine (S)-S-oxide reductase MsrA → MLNKQQLVSAATALPGNADPIRITERHFVNQTDLLDAPTGSQQEVLLGMGCFWGAERLFWQLDGVISTSVGYAGGYTVNPTYEQVCTGQTGHTEVVRVIFDSEQTSLARILETFWERHDPTQGMRQGNDLGTQYRSAIYTFSEEQQSIAEHSKQEYQRAMTESLGNEITTEVLPAGKYFFAETYHQQYLAKNPNGYCGLGGTGVCFPPQ
- a CDS encoding autotransporter assembly complex family protein produces the protein MIRKTLPVLIGTLLSSTLAFADVSLEIKGLDGALEDNVDAYLSAVPEEEYAVSLRFQSRVESMIKEALNALGYYQPTITFTHSEDDTELTVTVDKGEPVLIYTSDIVLSGEAEDDPDFLALIAKSNLSKGSILNHGNYDSLKSSIRNLGLAKGYFDGSYEVSKLEVAPELNRAYVRLHYNSGIRYHFGTTQVTGSQIEDDRVQSLKPFEDGEPYSITKVGEYNQNLSNTDWFSSVFVEPDLSQLGEGREIPMKVSLAPQARNQIETGIGVSTDLGVKGTLKWKKPWVNAQGHSFNSSLSISKPEQTITAAYKIPLDDVLNDYYQIKYGMKNLDNRDTKSLESNLALERYWRLDNGWQRTVFIRYLVENYEQGLQDDLAQFVLPGISFSRTRTRGGSMPMWGDKQTIMLEAGDDTLLSETKVVRFQGQTAWIRSIGNNHRGLTRLQFGGNFADEFEKLSPSLRFFAGGDNSIRGYGYESISPRDESDALTGAKFLATSSFEYQYRLVGNWWGAAFYDIGDAFNDKPEWKRGTGVGVRWASPVGPVSLDFAWGLDAKKGDEFQLHFSLGPEL